DNA sequence from the Sediminibacillus dalangtanensis genome:
GCTGGTGAAATTGCCCAGGCTTTGTCTAAAGGGTTATTGATGGGGGCAAGGGGTAACTCAGGGGTTATTCTTTCTCAACTGTTCCGAGGGTTCGCCAAAGGCGTTGAAGGAAAAGCTTTGTTGGATGCCACTGCCTTTGCGGAAGGCTTAGACACGGGTGTGAAAACAGCATATAAAGCAGTCATGAAGCCAGTTGAGGGAACCATTCTGACTGTGGCCAAAGATGCAGCAGCTAGAGCAGCTGATATAGCACCGGCTACACAAGATCTTACCGAATTTCTCGAAGCAGTATTGGAGGAAGCGAAGGCATCCCTGAAACGGACTCCCGAATTACTCCCTGTACTGAAAGAGGTAGGAGTAGTGGATAGCGGGGGGCAGGGATTGGTTACGATTTATGAAGGGATGTTAGCTTCCCTTAAAGGAGAAGAACTTCCGCAAACAACCGATTCGACCGTTGATTTAGATGACATGGTGAACGCCGAGCATCACAAAATGGCCCAGGATTTCATGGATACAGAGGATATTACCTTTGGCTATTGTACGGAATTCATGGTCAAGCTGGAAGAAGAAAAAACGAAGGAGCACCCGTTCGAAGAAGAAACCTTTCGAAATGAATTGGGGGAACACGGAGACTCTCTTTTGGTGGTGTCAGACGAAGAAATCGTCAAAGTACACATCCATGCTGAGTACCCGGGTGAGGTTTTAACGCTCGGTCAACGTTTTGGCAGCTTGATTAATTTGAAAATTGAAAACATGAGGGAACAACATACCTCGATTGTCGGCGATAAAAAGAAACAAAAGGATGCAAAAGAGCCCGCTGAATATGGAATAGTAACAGTCGCCATGGGAGAGGGACTCAAAACGTTGCTGGAAAGTCTGGGAGCCACGGTTGTCATTCAAGGCGGACAAACGATGAATCCAAGTACACAAGATATTGCTGATGCAATCCAACAAGCAAACGCGCGGAATGTGATTGTTCTTCCAAATAACAAAAACATTGTCATGGCAGCAGAGCAAGCTGCCGATCTTGCTGGAGAAAACGTAGCTGTCGTTGCCACAAAAACCATCCCGCAAGGTATGAGTTCTTTGCTGGCTTTTCATCCGGATGCTACAATAGAAGAGAATCAGACAAACATGTTGAAAGCGAGCAAACATGTGAAAACCGGCCAGGTAACTTACGCTGTAAGAGATACTCAAATCGATGGTCTTGCTATTGAAAACGGAAGTTTCATGGGACTTGCGGATGGGAAAATCAAATCCACCAATAAGGACAAGCTTACTACGGTAAAGAACCTGCTGCAGGAAATGATAGAGGAAGAAGATGAAATTGTAACCATTTTGCAGGGTGAAGACGCTACACAAGAAGAAGTGGAAGCCCTTGAATCCTTTATAGAAGAGAACTATGAAGATTTAGAAGTAGAAATTCATGAAGGCGATCAACCGATATATGCATTTATCCTGGCGGTCGAATAAAAGCCAAAGCCCTCCCCTCGTTTGGGATGAGGGCTTTTTTTGCCCGTTGCCATGTAAATATGAATAGCCGGACAGCCGTCTATTAACAGATTTTATTACGTATAATTGGCTGGTATTCACGTCCGGAAGCCTTTACAATAAAAGGGGAAGGAGATGAAAGGATGAAATACAAATCTGTGTTTGATATCATCGGTCCGGTAATGGTTGGTCCTTCCAGTTCGCATACTGCTGGTGCCGCCAGAATCGGAAGAGCTGCTAGGAATTTGTTCGGAAGGGAACCTGCATGGGCGGAAATTCATCTCTATGGATCGTTCGCCAAGACATATAAAGGCCATGGAACGGATGTAGCTATTGTTGGCGGCTTATTGGACTATGATACGGATGATCAGCGGATTGGCAAGTCGATTCAAACAGCTGAGAAAAAAGGGATGAAGGTCTCTTTTCATGAAGATGAAGCTGCAACAGAACATCCTAACACTGCCCGGATTAAAATTGGCGATGGTGAGGGCGATTTAGAACTTGTCGGTATTTCTATTGGCGGGGGAAAAGCAGAGATTACGGAATTGAATGGATTCGAGCTGCACTTGTCCGGCAACCATCCCGCTATTCTTGTGATGCATAATGATCGACATGGCGCAATCGCTTCTGTAACGCAAATACTTGCCAAGCATGAAATCAACATTGGCCGGATGGAAGTTTCGCGAAAAGATATTGGAAAAGAGGCACTCATGGTCATTGAAGTAGACCAAAATGTGGAAGATAACGTTATGCGTGAACTGGAAAATGCTTCCCATATTCTACAATTGTCAAAAATCGTAGATTGATAGAGTAGACAGCAGGAAATGCGCAACAGTCAAGCGCTATTATCAACAGAGAGGAGTTTTACATGTGTTCCGAAATGCTGCTGAATTAGTTGAAATTGCAGAAAACGAAAACATTAAAATCTCAGAAGTGATGATTCGTCAGGAAATGGACGTGAAAGATAAAACACGAGAAGAAGTTTTCAGCCAAATGGAAACCAACTTATCGGTCATGGAAAAAGCAGTAGAAGAAGGACTGCAAGGAGTGAAATCTCATTCTGGTCTGACTGGCGGAGACGCCGTTCTCTTGCAAAAGTATCTTCAGGAGAAACAACCATTGTCTGGAGAACTTCTGTTGGATGCAGTGAGTAAGGCGGTGGCTACGAACGAGGTGAACGCAGCCATGGGCACCATATGCGCTACCCCCACTGCTGGAAGTGCTGGCTGTGTTCCGGGTACCCTGTTCGCAGTTAAAAATCGTCTACACCCAACAAGGGAAGAAATGATCCGTTATCTATTTACTGCTGGCGCATTCGGTTTTGTCGTTGCTAACAACGCTTCCATTTCAGGGGCAGCTGGTGGCTGTCAAGCCGAAGTAGGGTCTGCAGCTGCAATGGCGGCTGCGGCAATCGTGGAAATGGCAGGAGGTACTCCCCAGCAAAGTGCTGATGCATTTGCTATCACATTGAAAAACATGCTTGGTCTTGTTTGCGACCCGGTTGCGGGCCTTGTGGAAGTTCCCTGTGTAAAACGCAATGCTGCGGGGGCTTCCAATGCTATTGTATCAGCGGATATGGCGTTGGCCGGAGTTACAAGTCGTATCCCTTGTGACGAAGTGATCGGTGCCATGTACCGGATAGGGAGAGCTATGCCCTCGGCTCATAGAGAAACGGCTGAAGGTGGATTGGCTGCGACCCCTACTGGCAGGGCGCTAGAAGCCAAGATATATGGAATTCCTATGAAGAAAGAGTGAATACCTTGTTGAATGACCCGGTAATAAATGTGAAAGGAATCGGAGAAAAATTAGAGCAGGGGTTGAACAGCTTAGGAATTCATACTGTAGAAGACTTGCTGTTTTACTTTCCTGCCCGGTATGATGTATATGAAATCAAACCATTAAGTGAACTGGTACACAATGATAAGGTAACGATCGAGGGAGAGGTGATCAGTGAACCTTCCCTTGCTTTTTATGGAAAAAAAAAGTCGCGTCTTTCTTTTAATTTGCAAGTGGAACATGTGACAGTCAAAGCAGTTATGTTCAATCGTTCTTTTGCAAAAAAACAATTGCAGACCGGAGACATCGTGACGGTTACAGGCAAGTGGGATCAACATCGCTTGCAAATCACGGTCAGTAATTATAAGAAAGGCAGAGCAAAAAGCGATGCGAAAATACAACCAGTCTATGCTTTGAAGAGCGATGTTTCCAACCTTCAGATCAAAAAAGCTGTCAGCACAGCATTATCTCAATTTCAGGATAGTCTCCAAGAAATTTTGCCACAGGAGTATTTATCGGCATACAAATTGCCGGGTCGTATGGAAGCTGTGAAGCAAATGCACTTTCCTGATAACCATCAGGTTTTGAAACATGCTAGAAGACGGTTCACTTATGAAGAATTTCTGCTTTTTCAGTTAAAAATGCAGCTGCTCAGGAAGCGTAAACGAGAATCAACTTATGGAAACAGCCTGGAGTATGAAAAACAGGCTGTGGATGAATTTGTCGAAAGACTTCCATTTCGGCTCACTGCTGCACAATTGCGTTCGCTTCAAGAAATTTTGACAGACTTGCATTCCCCTTACCGAATGAATCGGTTGTTGCAGGGGGATGTGGGTTCGGGCAAAACGGCTGTTGCTGCCATTGCCTTGTATGCTGCAATTACGGCCGCGAAGCAGGGGGCATTAATGGTGCCGACAGAAATTCTGGCTGAGCAGCATTTTCATTCATTGACAGAACTGTTTGCCGACCATGCATCGGTAGTGTTGCTGACTGGTTCTGTCAAAGGAAAAAGAAGAAAGCAAATTCTGCAAGAAATTGCTGAAAAAGAGGCGGATATCATTATCGGTACGCATGCTTTGATTCAAGACGAGGTTCTCTTTCAGGATCTTGGCCTGGTGATCGTTGATGAACAACATCGTTTTGGGGTGGAACAAAGGCGTGTGTTGAGGGATAAAGGTCTTCATCCGGATGTTTTGTTCATGACCGCTACACCCATACCGCGGACTTTGGCAATAACGGCTTTTGGAGACATGGATGTATCTGTTATCGACGAGTTGCCTTCGGGAAGAAAGCAAGTTGAAACCTATTGGGTAAAAGAAAACATGCTGGACAGGGTCTTGCAGTTTATCCAAAAAGAAGTGGACAATGGTCATCAGGCATATGTCATTTGCCCATTGATAGAAGAGTCCGACAAACTGGACATTCAAAATGCGGTTGAACTTTATGAGCAGTTAAAAGAAATCTACGCTCCCAAAACCACTGTCGGACTGATGCATGGAAGGCTTCCTTCCGATGAAAAGGAAGAGGTTATGCGGGAGTTTGCTGCCAATGATATACAAGTATTGGTGTCCACCACTGTCGTAGAAGTAGGGGTCAATGTGCCTAATGCGAGTGTGATGGTCATTTATGATGCGGAAAGGTTTGGGCTTTCCCAGCTTCATCAGTTAAGGGGACGTGTCGGCAGAGGTGAAGCCCAGAGTTATTGTATTTTGGTGGCCGATCCAAAAGGAGAGGTTGGAAAAGAGCGAATGAAAATCATGACCGAAACAGCAAACGGCTTTCAGTTGTCTGAAGAGGATTTGAAACTCCGTGGTCCCGGTGACTTCTTTGGCAAAAAGCAAAGTGGAATACCTGAATTCAGAGTCGCTGATATGGTTCATGATTACCGGGCCCTAGAAACAGCAAGAATGGACGCACAGCAAATCTTGGAAGCAGGTTCACTCGATAAAGATCCGCAATTTAAACAGCTTGCCACGCATGTTTACAATGATAAGATCGTTATGGGAGAAACGCTCGACTAACCAATTTAACTACATGATTTATGCTTGCATATTCATATTTGGTATTATATATTACTATTAGTACCTAGTCTTAATTTGGACGGTGGAGAGATGAAGCGAACGAAGAAGGAAAGGCAACAGCTGTTGAAACAGACAATAGAAGACACGCCTTTCATAACGGATGAAGAACTGGCAAAAAAATTTGCAGTCAGTATCCAAACCATCCGACTAGACAGGATGGAAATGTCGATACCTGAACTACGTGAAAGGATTAAAACGGTCGCTTCCACTCAATGGAATGAAACCGTGAAGGCTCTGCCTATTGACGAGGTGATCGGAGAAGTCATCGATTTAGAGCTGGATGAGCGGGCAATTTCGATATTGGATATCGGAAGCGAACATGTTTTTTCCAGAAACCGGATTGCCAGGGGGCATCATTTGTTTGCGCAGGCAAATTCCCTGGCAGTCGCTGTCATTAATGATGAATTGGCCCTTACAGCGAAAGCGGAAATCAAATTTACCAGACAGGTGAAGCA
Encoded proteins:
- a CDS encoding DAK2 domain-containing protein, giving the protein MTVRTIDGAAFAQMVLAGSQHLTNNAKMIDSLNVFPVPDGDTGTNMNLSMTSGANEVKNTNSDRAGEIAQALSKGLLMGARGNSGVILSQLFRGFAKGVEGKALLDATAFAEGLDTGVKTAYKAVMKPVEGTILTVAKDAAARAADIAPATQDLTEFLEAVLEEAKASLKRTPELLPVLKEVGVVDSGGQGLVTIYEGMLASLKGEELPQTTDSTVDLDDMVNAEHHKMAQDFMDTEDITFGYCTEFMVKLEEEKTKEHPFEEETFRNELGEHGDSLLVVSDEEIVKVHIHAEYPGEVLTLGQRFGSLINLKIENMREQHTSIVGDKKKQKDAKEPAEYGIVTVAMGEGLKTLLESLGATVVIQGGQTMNPSTQDIADAIQQANARNVIVLPNNKNIVMAAEQAADLAGENVAVVATKTIPQGMSSLLAFHPDATIEENQTNMLKASKHVKTGQVTYAVRDTQIDGLAIENGSFMGLADGKIKSTNKDKLTTVKNLLQEMIEEEDEIVTILQGEDATQEEVEALESFIEENYEDLEVEIHEGDQPIYAFILAVE
- the sdaAB gene encoding L-serine ammonia-lyase, iron-sulfur-dependent subunit beta, whose amino-acid sequence is MKYKSVFDIIGPVMVGPSSSHTAGAARIGRAARNLFGREPAWAEIHLYGSFAKTYKGHGTDVAIVGGLLDYDTDDQRIGKSIQTAEKKGMKVSFHEDEAATEHPNTARIKIGDGEGDLELVGISIGGGKAEITELNGFELHLSGNHPAILVMHNDRHGAIASVTQILAKHEINIGRMEVSRKDIGKEALMVIEVDQNVEDNVMRELENASHILQLSKIVD
- the sdaAA gene encoding L-serine ammonia-lyase, iron-sulfur-dependent, subunit alpha; amino-acid sequence: MFRNAAELVEIAENENIKISEVMIRQEMDVKDKTREEVFSQMETNLSVMEKAVEEGLQGVKSHSGLTGGDAVLLQKYLQEKQPLSGELLLDAVSKAVATNEVNAAMGTICATPTAGSAGCVPGTLFAVKNRLHPTREEMIRYLFTAGAFGFVVANNASISGAAGGCQAEVGSAAAMAAAAIVEMAGGTPQQSADAFAITLKNMLGLVCDPVAGLVEVPCVKRNAAGASNAIVSADMALAGVTSRIPCDEVIGAMYRIGRAMPSAHRETAEGGLAATPTGRALEAKIYGIPMKKE
- the recG gene encoding ATP-dependent DNA helicase RecG; the protein is MLNDPVINVKGIGEKLEQGLNSLGIHTVEDLLFYFPARYDVYEIKPLSELVHNDKVTIEGEVISEPSLAFYGKKKSRLSFNLQVEHVTVKAVMFNRSFAKKQLQTGDIVTVTGKWDQHRLQITVSNYKKGRAKSDAKIQPVYALKSDVSNLQIKKAVSTALSQFQDSLQEILPQEYLSAYKLPGRMEAVKQMHFPDNHQVLKHARRRFTYEEFLLFQLKMQLLRKRKRESTYGNSLEYEKQAVDEFVERLPFRLTAAQLRSLQEILTDLHSPYRMNRLLQGDVGSGKTAVAAIALYAAITAAKQGALMVPTEILAEQHFHSLTELFADHASVVLLTGSVKGKRRKQILQEIAEKEADIIIGTHALIQDEVLFQDLGLVIVDEQHRFGVEQRRVLRDKGLHPDVLFMTATPIPRTLAITAFGDMDVSVIDELPSGRKQVETYWVKENMLDRVLQFIQKEVDNGHQAYVICPLIEESDKLDIQNAVELYEQLKEIYAPKTTVGLMHGRLPSDEKEEVMREFAANDIQVLVSTTVVEVGVNVPNASVMVIYDAERFGLSQLHQLRGRVGRGEAQSYCILVADPKGEVGKERMKIMTETANGFQLSEEDLKLRGPGDFFGKKQSGIPEFRVADMVHDYRALETARMDAQQILEAGSLDKDPQFKQLATHVYNDKIVMGETLD
- the fapR gene encoding transcription factor FapR, whose protein sequence is MKRTKKERQQLLKQTIEDTPFITDEELAKKFAVSIQTIRLDRMEMSIPELRERIKTVASTQWNETVKALPIDEVIGEVIDLELDERAISILDIGSEHVFSRNRIARGHHLFAQANSLAVAVINDELALTAKAEIKFTRQVKQGERVISKATVSGSDAKGRTVVEVNSFVENEKVFSGEFLMFRSHHHKGESSNENSN